CGGCGATGCGTTTGAGGGTGATGGACATGACGATGAATCCCCGATTCTCGAATAGGGTCATCCTGGAATGCGAGAAAGCAGCTGAACGGAAATGTGATGCGGCCGCAGATCGGCCGGCCGACCATACGAGCCGTCATTCCCAGGTGGCCCCCGCTCCCCGGATCAGCGGATCCAATGTGGAATCCGTTGACCTGAAGTTAGCAGTGGGAAACTGTCCGTGGATACCCGCTGTCCATAGACGTCTATGAATGTCTGAGTTGTCCGTACGGGCACATGGCGAATCTGCTCGGACATGCGTGACGGTATGCTGGCGAGAACGTTTTCCCGGACATTTTTGAAAGCCGGAAAACAAAACCGGCCCGACATCAGTTGATGCTGCGGGCCGGTCGGGCGGATCAGGTGCCGCGTGGGCGTCCCTACTGGTGGTGACGGTTGTCGCGGAGCCAGGTGGCCAGCGCGCGGGCGCACTGGTGCAGATTCTGCTGCCAGGTGGCGGCCGCGGTGGAGCCAGCCTGGTCGCTGACGTGTTTGATGAGGCGGATGGGTACGGAGAAGTGGCTGGCCACGGTGGCCAGGGCGTAGCCCTCCATGTCGACCAGATGCGCGTGGTCGGCCAGGCGGGTGCGGGTGGTCTCCTCGGCGACGAACTGGTCGCCGCTGGCCAGGGTGAGGCCGCGTTCGGCGACCGTCAGTGGCGGGCCGACCAGGTGGCCGGTCAGGGTGTAGAGCGCACGGGCGTCGATGTCGTGCTGGATGACCCTGCTCACCTCGTGGGTGCCGGTGATGCCGCCGCGCAGCGAGCCGGCGGTGCCGAGGTTGATCAGAGCGGACGGGCGCGGACCGGCGGCCAGCACGGCGGTCAGGGCCAGGGCGGCGTTCACCTTTCCCATGCCGGTGATGAGGATGGGCAGGTCACTGTCGAGCATCTCCGCTTCGTCGGAGAGGGCGACGACGAGCAGGGGGCGGTCCGGGCGAATGGTGCCGCTTTGCATGGGCTGTTCCTCGGTCCTGGTTCAGGGGGCCGTGAGGCGGGCCGCGACGGAGGCGGTGAGGGTGTCGAGCAGAGTCCGGGCGTCGGTCTTGCCGTTCGTGGTCACGGGGATGGCGGGGACCTGGCGGATGACGTCGGGGACGGAGTAGTGCGGTAGCCGGGAGGCGAGCAGGCGGCGCACCGCGGGCGGCTCGACGGCGGTGGCCGTCGTGTAGAAGAGGGCCAGCTTGTCGTAGGAGCCGGGCCGCCCGTCCGCGGCGGGCACCGGGACCACCACGCACTGGTGAAGGCCGTCGATGCGGTGGGCGGCGACCTCGATCTCGGCCGGTTCGATCCGGTATCCGCGGATCTTGACCTGCCGGTCGGCCCGCCCCCGGAAGTGCAGCAGTTCGTCGGCGTCGCGCCGTCCCAGGTCGCCGGTGCGATAGACCCGTACCGGGCGGCCGTCGACGACCCGTTCGACGAAACGCTCGGCGGTCAGCTCCTCCTGCCCGAGGTATCCCAGAGCCAGGCCGTCGCCGCTGATGCAGATCTCGTCGTCGACGAGGTGGATCCCGGTGCCGGGGACCGGGCGGCCGAGCGGAATCCCGTCGGTCCGCTCCAGATCGGCCCTGGTGATGGTGTGGTACGTGGCGAACACACAGCTTTCGACCGGGCCGTAACCGTTGGCCAGCGTGATGTCCGGATAGCGACGGAGGAATCGCTCGACATGTGCCGGGGAAAGCCTTTCACCACCCGTTATCACATGCTTCAGGCCGGTGAAGCATTCCGGCTCGAGATCTGTGAAGAGATTGAACAGTGACGCTGTCAGCCAGAGCGTGTTGACGTTCTCCTCGGCGATCAGCCGGTGCAGCACGTGCGGGAGCAGGTGATCGTCGTCGGCGACGACCGCGGTCCCGCCCGTGGTGAGCATGCCCCACAGCTCCAGGCTGAAGGCGTCCCATGCGGGCGGCGATGCCTGGCACATGACCCGGCCGGGCCCGAAGGCGAGCGGCCCGGACGGGGCGAAGAG
Above is a genomic segment from Actinoplanes ianthinogenes containing:
- a CDS encoding nucleosidase; translated protein: MQSGTIRPDRPLLVVALSDEAEMLDSDLPILITGMGKVNAALALTAVLAAGPRPSALINLGTAGSLRGGITGTHEVSRVIQHDIDARALYTLTGHLVGPPLTVAERGLTLASGDQFVAEETTRTRLADHAHLVDMEGYALATVASHFSVPIRLIKHVSDQAGSTAAATWQQNLHQCARALATWLRDNRHHQ
- a CDS encoding amino acid adenylation domain-containing protein — encoded protein: MIHRGSRVDYRTLDAAADACAAELAALGVGPGTIVPVSLGRSAHLAMTLLAVLKCGAAYAAIDRRWPAERVGVLLQLLAPPVLITDQPAPPGTPVCDPTGRGLDEWAAAGGTPPEAEITPDAPACVFFTSGTTGVPKGVLSPHRATTRLFAPSGPLAFGPGRVMCQASPPAWDAFSLELWGMLTTGGTAVVADDDHLLPHVLHRLIAEENVNTLWLTASLFNLFTDLEPECFTGLKHVITGGERLSPAHVERFLRRYPDITLANGYGPVESCVFATYHTITRADLERTDGIPLGRPVPGTGIHLVDDEICISGDGLALGYLGQEELTAERFVERVVDGRPVRVYRTGDLGRRDADELLHFRGRADRQVKIRGYRIEPAEIEVAAHRIDGLHQCVVVPVPAADGRPGSYDKLALFYTTATAVEPPAVRRLLASRLPHYSVPDVIRQVPAIPVTTNGKTDARTLLDTLTASVAARLTAP